ttaaaattttttagtacaagtttaaattattacacATGATGACCAATAACTTACCTGATCGgcctgagaagcaagaatgaaaggatcataatattgcaGCTTTCGTCTCGAATTAACTGATGTAACACCAAATGCATCTGTTCTCACACCTCGATCTGGAGTGATGTCGTgccaatcacaatagaaaacaGTACAGCGCAATCCAAGCAGGCCTAAATACTTGATTTCCAAAATCTCATGTATGTGTCCGTAGTATACATCATCTCCCGATGCAGAACAAACGCCAGCATCATAGGTCGTACGCGAACGTTTCGTCTTTTCagttgtgaatgcatatcctcgagtacaaaatctcggatatgacttcacaacatagtttggtccaaccaccatctcgcgtatccaatcgtcaaatgtttcacctctggccaaaccagcagacacctattaatagcacatatatatgagtataaatatgtgataaatattttttaaatttctataaatatgtgataaatgattttttaatttgtttaaggcactcacataagtaaacatccatccagcaaattctTTTTGCTTCATTTCTTCTAGTTCTGCCTCTGTAGCGTATCTATATTCGAACCGCTTTTCTGCCATGAAAATCCTGTGAAgacaaaaaatgtaattaattaagatataaatgttaatttgttaaaattttgtaagataataaacttacctctcatattgaagaacatcttcgcagttggtgagcaaatatgtttgcaaatgactgcgctcctgctcagtaagtcgacggtcctttgattttccgctaagtcgtccaacatctgtgaaaatgtcaggaaccgtaacatggtatgttgcccgttcgcctctatcatcatgccgtgcaggtcttctgtttttggtctgaacttctgctggaaagtagtactcagcaaagtttgaaatttcttcattgatcatctgtgcgactatagaaccttccaccctacttagatttttcaccatcttcttcaaatgaaacatataccgctcatacagatacatccatctatactgcacaggaccaccaagttccaattctcttgccaggtgaataacaagatgctccataacatcaaaaaatgagggaggaaatatcttctcaaggttgcactgaatcacggctatgttagtcttcagattttcaataccttcaagagtcactgatctggcgcataaatcgcggaagaaagcacttatccctgctattgcttcatgaacatttcgtggtaatagttccttgaaagcaaacggaagtaagcgttgcatcaacacatgacaatcgtgactttttaaaccaataaactttccttcctttctgtcgatacagttacgcaaattagatgcataaccgtctggaaactccacatcgtttgaaatccaatcGAAGAACGCATTTTTTCCCtctgcatcaagtcggtatatgggaaaaggagccctaccattcccatcaacatgaagttctgaacgatcacatatatcaactaaatccagtcttgacttcaaattatcctttgttttaccttgaacgttaaggatcgtgttcatgaggttgtcaaaaaagttcttctcaatatgcatgacatctaaattatgccttagcaaatgatcctcccagtatggcagatcccagaatatactttttttgtgccagttatgtaggtttccaacagcatctaccggaaaacgcgcatgtccaccgatgtctggcgtcctttctgcaccaaaatctcttagttgtgtcttCAAACTTTGCCCACTAATTTCCGCAGGTGGACTGTCAAACACCTTCTTGTTCTTAGTAAACAAATTCCTACTCCTacgatatggatgatcaggtggtaggaatctcctgtgacagtcaaaccaacacgttttccttccgtgttttagttggaaagcatcagtgttatcttgacaatatggacatgatagccttccatgcgttgtccatccagataacataccatatgctggaaaatcacttattgtccacattagtactgcccgcatttgaaagttttctttacacgaaatatcgtatgtttcagcaccttgagcccatagttgttgcaactcatatattagtggctgaagaaacacatcaagtgatctcttaggatgctctggtccgggaacgagaatggagagaaacaaaaactctcgtcgcaagcataagtttgggggtaagttgtatggtgtaacaatgactggccatagagaatattgtcttccactcttcccatacgggctgaaaccatcagtacataatccaaggtagacatttcttctctcatacgcaaagtcgggatactttgattggaaatgtttccacgcttttgcatctgaaggatgtctaatctcaccatctgttgagtgctccgcatgccatctcattcgttgcgctgtgcgttctgaaagatacaacctctgcaacctttccgtcaaaggcaaataccacatccttttatatggcactggaactcttccactagtatctttataacgaggcttcccacaaaatttgcatgtagtccgctgatcatccgccctccaataaatcatgcagttatcgctgcatacatctattacctgataagataaaccaaccccagctacgagtttttgaacctcgtagtatgaacctggagctacattatcctcaggtagaatacctttaacaaaattagctatcgcatccacacagtcttcagccaagttataatctgttttaatgcccatcagtctcatagcagatgataaagctgaatgaccatctctgcaaccttcgtacaatggttgctttccagcatccaacatttcataaaatctcctagcttctgcattg
This genomic interval from Raphanus sativus cultivar WK10039 unplaced genomic scaffold, ASM80110v3 Scaffold0169, whole genome shotgun sequence contains the following:
- the LOC130501343 gene encoding uncharacterized protein LOC130501343, coding for MAEKRFEYRYATEAELEEMKQKEFAGWMFTYVSAGLARGETFDDWIREMVVGPNYVVKSYPRFCTRGYAFTTEKTKRSRTTYDAGVCSASGDDVYYGHIHEILEIKYLGLLGLRCTVFYCDWHDITPDRGVRTDAFGVTSVNSRRKLQYYDPFILASQADQVCYIKYPRIRNRDDPWVTVTRLNPRGRVQGSSELEDPLQPITSSNLSAEEDVAGVGLVVDFTDFAEEAVVHAQDEPVIGEFHQDPDSDSSADDESESE